One Pyxicephalus adspersus chromosome 3, UCB_Pads_2.0, whole genome shotgun sequence genomic window carries:
- the LURAP1L gene encoding leucine rich adaptor protein 1-like — MAEQPTPDLRDIEIKLGRKVPESLAKSLREEHCDQDGCTEGSDPHTVTFPQCSTLERLGSKIQLLKQDMIFLRATDVKLMRQLLIINESIESIKWMMEEKDIITSQGSSLSGSLCSLLESRDTSLHGSYTSLHGYSDGMDEISVGSYLDTLADIVPGHCTPDFDQYSDTQESHEDYQPLRNDSSEQLDEYYCIR; from the exons ATGGCTGAGCAGCCCACCCCGGACCTGAGAGACATTGAGATCAAACTGGGGCGCAAGGTGCCGGAGAGCCTGGCCAAGTCCCTGAGAGAGGAGCACTGCGACCAGGATGGCTGCACCGAGGGCTCCGACCCGCACACCGTCACCTTCCCTCAGTGCAGCACGCTGGAGAGGCTGGGAAGTAAGATACAACTTCTCAAACAGGACATG ATCTTTCTCCGAGCTACTGATGTTAAACTGATGAGACAACTACTCATTATCAATGAAAGCATAGAATCTATCAAATGGATGATGGAGGAGAAGGATATCATCACCAGCCAGGGAAGCAGCTTAAGCGGAAGTCTTTGCAGTCTGTTAGAAAGCCGGGACACTTCATTACATGGAAGTTATACCAGTTTGCATGGTTACAGTGATGGAATGGATGAGATCTCAGTGGGAAGCTACTTGGACACTCTAGCAGATATTGTCCCAGGACATTGTACGCCTGATTTTGATCAGTATAGTGATACACAGGAGAGCCATGAAGACTACCAGCCACTACGTAATGATTCCAGTGAACAACTTGATGAATATTATTGTATCAGATAG